The region ATGGATGGCCAATAGCTCGCATTTTGACATATTCAACCATAAACcttaagcttttaaaaaaaatgattatagACTGGAGTGCTAAGGGAATTTGCTGTTCATTTCTTAGAAAAAGAGTCGTATCATCAGCAAAttgactgataataaaatgattCCCTTCTAAGTTGATGCCCAATATGTTGcccaatttaattaaaatagacaaCATTTCTGCAACCATGATAAAAAGTAAAGGTGAACAACCACAACCTTGTCTAATACCTCTTTTGACTGAGAACATTGAACATGTACCTTGAGTAAGAGCTACAGAGCTGTTTATGTCTTTATAGagcattttaacaatatttataaattttggACCAAAACCAAAGTGTTTAAGAGTTTGAAAATTAAATGAGTCTTCCACCATGTCAAAAACCTTATAGAAATCCAAACCTAAAATAAACCCATCTTCTTCAATTAAATGACTATattcaatcaaataaaaaattaacccaatattattataaattgatCGATCCTTTAAAAATCCTGATTGTATCACACTGATAATTTGTGATATTCCAGTTTTCAATCTAGAAGCCATAGTCATAGTAAATACATTGTAATCTGTATTTAGAAGTATTATGGGGCGTAAATTATCTAATGATCTCTTATCTTTACCTGGTTTTGGtaacaaaattataatataccGAATTTCTTTCTTGACGTCTTTTTTCCAGATGGATAAAATATTACTCGTTGTAATTGGGCGGTGCTTCTGCATCCCAGAATCTCATTGGTCGATTTGTCATGTGGGTAGCCAATGAATAATGCGCTTTGAGACCCCGGAAATAGAAGAACAAATTTAGTGGCGGGATGTTTAGTTGTTGTATTCGGAACAAGTAAATTCGATCGGATGTGACACACAGTTCGTGGAAAAATGTGCGAGAAAAGCAAAATCGTGAGTTAATGTCTTTGTAGAATACATTAGCGTTATATACACCAAGCTAATAAAGTACTGAATACGATGTAAGTTGCTTCAAACGCGTAAACGTTCACTGCAGCTCCGTTGTTTGTGTTTACCTGTGCTAAGTACACTTACTAGTCTTATTATACTAGATATACTATATTTTACGTCTTATGCAACACGTCCTTACATGATAGATGTGAACAAAACAGAAAGAACAAAATACCTTGGCACTATTATGTTTTTGAACATGTCCTATAGCAATCCCATGGTATTctttatagttaaaaaaaaaaaaaggcaatgcATATGGCAGTCATTCAGAATCATATCAACGTACCATGATGTTCTGACACAAACAACTTGGTTTTATTCCATTAAATGTATtgcatgtaaatgcatgtaGCATTTACAGTGCATCTGCATATACTGTGTAATTGCAGGTGAGCCAGTGGCTCAGGAAGGTGTTTGGGCAGCAGCCTGTGCCGGAGTTTGAAGTGAACACACGCACGGTGGAGATTCTGTACGAGCTGGCGGAGAGCAGTGAGATGAGATGCAGAGAGGTTGAGCTGCTCATCGAGGACCACAAGCAGAAAACAGAAGAGTACAGCAGCGACGGTGAGACTCTGAGACAGCCACTTTGGAAAATGTAGTCTGACAAATGCGTAACGATTCTGTAagtgtacaatttttttttgttgtggaATAAATTAATTTGGGGTTACTGACTTCATTGGGGTCCTTGACAGGAGCTCATCTCCAAGAAGTGCTTCTCCAGGCAGTGGGACTTCAGGCTGGAGGACTTTCCAAACCCACAGTGGACCTGCTGTCGGTGCTGGAGGAAACCGCTGAAGTGCTCAAACTCAGAGACACATCACTTGGGAGGTAAAATGATACTCATAAATGCATCATATACAGCAATTGCATCACATGCAAGAGATGATTTAGGCATGTTCCTGAGTCCAGATGCATTGTGGTTCTGGAACGGTTCATTTTGAGCTAAGTCTGACATTTGCATTGTGAGTTTTGTGGTTGATTTCACACTCTTGGCTGTCCAGCTATATGCCTGCAATCAATAAACTGACCAATGACGTGCTGGAGGCAGAGAAAACAGACCGGAGGTTGCAGCGGGAACTTTCTGCAGTTAGGAAGAAAATGACTGCAACGGTTGTTCTTCGGAAGAAACTTCAGGAGtaagaaaacacaaaagatAATGCATTTCACATTgctgttattgtgttattaactgtatacatttttaatgaaggaTTCTTACCGGTCATGGTTTTTACTGTCATTTATTCTGCTTTCTTAAGTCCATTATTTTCGTGCGAGGGCCCCTcatactaaaatttaaaaagctcctattttttttataaataccaAATTTAtagtctaaaaaaataatattataaatatgtccgaaatattatttggaaaatatttagtttctattaagttacattattatatatttttttcctacaCACTATAGTACTgtactaaaacatttttaatcttatttcatttatttgttttaatcacatttttatgtgtattattataattggatttatttaatcatttatgtgtatttaatataatatgtgtaatgaattgttgtttattttaatctaatttatttcaatttatatcTAAAACTTGCATTTGTTTTCCAGTGATCTGATGAAGATTACACACATACAGCAGGTGGAAGAAGCTACAGCAGAGGAGAGGCTTCTGAACATGGACTTCATGAAGAATAAATCCAGAGATCTCACTTGCAGGAATAAGATTGCACAGGTGCGTGTCACCATTTTCATCCAGTTGTcaaattattatcatttaatatCTTTCATGCAGCCCTATACAAACagaatctgtgtgtttgtgacagGAAAAGCTGGATTCACGGCAGATGGAGGATTCTCTTACCCATCAGGCCATCCTGCAGTTATCAGAGGTAAACTGCTTGACCAGATTACAGATTGATGCCATATTCATGCAACATCGTaattactgaaatgaaatgtaataatgCCAAAAATGATCCATGTGCAACTTTTTTGATTTTGCAGgcaaattacattaatttaggCATTAATCAacctatatatatttaataaacatacactatattgccaaaagtattgggtcacccccttcaaATGAACAGGTTTGAGTACTTTAGTAGAGTacaaatgttaatgtttaagcatataatgatattctagggaattgtgtgcttttaattttatagcaacagtttggacaggacccttttctattctaacgtgacaatgcctctgtgtataaggcaaggttcaaaaagaaatgattgattcagtcagtgtggaagaacttgactggtctgcagaaagccagctgaacacctctggtgtgactttaaatgcagatcttgagccaaaaactcatcaccaaacaccaatgacttgatacagtcattttagacacttccaaaactgttgcaacagagatggaaatacaatttttaaatacataaattatgtttccatctttcttgccacagttttggaagtgcctttttctgttctaaagaaggagGTGTCCtaatacgtttgtccatatagtgtatgtacaagtcattggtgtttggtaaagagtttttggctcaagatctgcatttaaagtcacaccagaggtgttcagctggctttctgcagaccagtcaagttcttccactctgactgaatcaatcatttctttttgaaccttgccttatacacagaggcattgtcatgttagaatagaaaagggtcctgtccaaactgttgctataaaattagaagcacacaattccctagaatatcattatatgatttgtactcatggaaattattaaagtagtcaaacctgtttaTTAGAAGgaggtgacccaatacttttggcaatatagtgtattttGTGCACACCTCCTATTGGAATTAAaggtttacatttatatgttcataaatgtaaaaaaatataaatttaaggAATATCCACTGTATCAGAACTGCACTATGAAATTGAATTGCATTCTTTTCTCTCATCTTTTATTCTATACTTAGAAAATCGCAGCTCTGAAAGAGGAAACACTACCTTTGAAGAAGAAACTAGAGCCGTATACCGACTTGAGCCCTGTAAGTACAATTTACATGAAGATTACAGAATGACAGAATTGTTTTATTGAACACTGAAACCATCTTGAGTTTTGCTTAGGAAAGCACTGAttggttttgttgtttgatgtgTGGGTTggttaacaaataattattttgtcataGCACAGTATGAACAcattattcaataaaataatcacTTTCACGTCGAAATAAATAATTgctaattgttttaaaattctATCATTGTTCTTTAAACCGTTTTCTCAGTTTATCATCACTATTATATAGGTTACaggttattatatataattaaaactttaaattacttgaaataattttaatttagtttgacttaatgtactaaaataactaatactaaaataaaaatgaataaaactaaaataaaaattacatttaataaaaacattacataagCATCCAacagaattactaaaactttaagtaaaatgaaaatggaaagtATATGAACTGATTCAAgacatgaataaaaactataatagtatgtcaataatactaaaataacactggttttCATTATggttgtatatttatttatttttatattttcccaGAGTCCAGCACTTGCACGGGTGAAAATCGAGGAAGCTAAAAGAGAGCTGGTAATTTGATTTAAtgtaacttatttttattttaatattatttatcttTGTTGGATATAGTAATTTTtgtgtaatgttttctttttccccaAGGCTGCCCTGGATGCCCAGCTGGAGCAGAAAGTGGACTTCATGAACACTTTATCtcgataataaaaaaataaaaaaaaattatatattcgaaaataaacaataaaataaaagtgtgttAATAATTGTAATGTGCTGTCTGTAATAAACGCAATTCCTCTCCGAATCTCACGGTGGCGCCTTTTGTTTTTCCCGGCTCCGCCGCAGCGGAAATGACGATTACACATTTGTTCCAGCGACGGCTAGTGGGGACATTTTAAATTAGCAAACTGTGCTAAAGCGGTCGCAAAGTCGAGAACACACAGCTGTTATACCACAAAACTTAAGTTAACTCCTTATTTTCCTCATGAATATGGTGCTGCGAGCCTGAGATGTtccacagaacacacacatgaGGACAGATTCGAACCTGGTAAGCTGCTGTCGACGGCTATCGAGCGCGCTCTTATCACTGCGCCCTTCCATTTTGAGCCTCTACTGCAGTTTTGACCCAAACCTACTCTCGGTTTAATTAATGCACGCgtttatacatgcatacatgcgGGTTATATCCACGCAACGTGCAGATGTACCGGTTACCGTGCAACTTTCAGTCTGGAAGCGTTACAGCAACAGTGTGTCGCAGGACGAGTGTTTGTGCTGCAGTGTCTGTATTAGCATAGAGCAACATTTATTTTCgcttgttttacttttttccttatttctgtaattatttaaGAGCCGTATTCCGTCGTATGCATGCACTATGATTTATAAGCTGATTTTGAGGAAGTATGCGTTGATGTTTATTCATTGCAAATAAGAGCGTGTAAAGCTTGGGGGCCGTTGCATGCTCGCTCGATCTTCATACATGATGGATGCATTGATGCCTGTCTGAGAGCGCGTCGTGTCTCAGGGTTCCTGCGCGAGGAACTAGTCATGATATGGAAACTCGTATAAAGATTACCATGGTAACCGCAATTTTAGCCAAAATACCATCGCTGCTGCAGTTTTTGTTGCTGTCGTAATGAACGTGGGATCTCCTTTAAAACGTGTAAGAAGCTTTCTGAATCTATATTTTAACTTCTCGTATTCAAAGTTGACATGGTATCTAAAATCGTTATGCTACAGTTTGTAAGTATTGTCTGATCTGTGGCAGTCACTCAGTGCGTGCTTGGCTTGTAATAATACAGAAtgttatatttagtttttgatAAGACTCTgccatatgtatatgtaaaatgAATGGGGGAAGGGATATTTCCCGTTCAAAATATCACAAGTTgcttcttgtttgtttgtttattcttgTTTTATGTGGCATCTTTTAATTTGTTGCATCCACAGCTGTATTTTCTTTACTGTTAATTAGAAGAATAAATTTGAGGAAGATTCTTTtgctcaaggctgcatttatttaatca is a window of Onychostoma macrolepis isolate SWU-2019 chromosome 21, ASM1243209v1, whole genome shotgun sequence DNA encoding:
- the haus1 gene encoding HAUS augmin-like complex subunit 1 isoform X1, producing the protein MCEKSKIVSQWLRKVFGQQPVPEFEVNTRTVEILYELAESSEMRCREVELLIEDHKQKTEEYSSDGAHLQEVLLQAVGLQAGGLSKPTVDLLSVLEETAEVLKLRDTSLGSYMPAINKLTNDVLEAEKTDRRLQRELSAVRKKMTATVVLRKKLQDDLMKITHIQQVEEATAEERLLNMDFMKNKSRDLTCRNKIAQEKLDSRQMEDSLTHQAILQLSEKIAALKEETLPLKKKLEPYTDLSPSPALARVKIEEAKRELAALDAQLEQKVDFMNTLSR
- the haus1 gene encoding HAUS augmin-like complex subunit 1 isoform X2, with translation MRCREVELLIEDHKQKTEEYSSDGAHLQEVLLQAVGLQAGGLSKPTVDLLSVLEETAEVLKLRDTSLGSYMPAINKLTNDVLEAEKTDRRLQRELSAVRKKMTATVVLRKKLQDDLMKITHIQQVEEATAEERLLNMDFMKNKSRDLTCRNKIAQEKLDSRQMEDSLTHQAILQLSEKIAALKEETLPLKKKLEPYTDLSPSPALARVKIEEAKRELAALDAQLEQKVDFMNTLSR